A stretch of DNA from Microbacterium croceum:
GCCGCGCGCGTTCTGGGGGTCTCGCGTTTCCGCATCCTGACCCGGCATGTGCTCCCCAACGTCCGCGACCCGTTGATCGTCAACGCCAGCATCGGCGCCGGCACGGCGCTGGTCGCCTCGACGGGGTTGTCGTTCCTGGGCCTCGGCGTGCAGGCACCGGACTACGACTGGGGACGGATGCTCAATGAGAGCCTCGATGGCATCTTCGTCAATGCGGCCCCCACTCTCGGGCTGTCGGCGGCGATCGTGTTCGCGGGCGTGACCTTCGCTCTCGTGGGTGAGACGCTCGCGCGTGCCTTCGGGCTGAACCGTTCGCCGAGACGGCAGCGACGCCGTCGGGGGGCGGCGAAGCTCGAGGTCGCTCCGCTGCATGTGGTGGATGATCCGGTGCTGCGGGTGCGTGATCTGCAGGTGCGGGTGCCTCGGGGCGACGGCTGGGCTGACCCGGTGCGCGGGGTGAGCTTCGACGTCGGCAGGGGGGAGATCGTCGGTGTCGTGGGGGAGTCGGGGTCGGGCAAGTCCCTGACCTGCATGGCTGTCGCCGCGCTGCTGGAGGAACCGATCGAGGTGGCGGCGTCGACCGTGCAGTTCGAGGGGACGGAGCTGGCGGTCGGCGGGCGGGTGTCCAGCCGGATCTCGTCAGCGACCGTGGCGCATCAACTGGGCGCCCGCATGGCCTTCGTGTTCCAGGATCCGGCGACATCGCTCAATCCCGCCCTCCACGTCGGCACGCAGGTCGCGGAGGTCGGGATGCTGCACGGCGGGTTGGACCGGAGAGCGGCCCACCGCCGCGCGGTCGACCGGCTCGATGCGGTGCGGATCCCGGATGCCGCCCAGCGGGCGCAGGCGTACCCGCACGAATTCTCCGGAGGAATGCGCCAGCGCGCCATGATCGCGATGGGGTTGATGGGGGAGCCGGCGCTGCTGATCGCCGATGAGCCGACGACGGCGCTCGACGTCACGGTGCAGCGCGAGGTCATGAGCCTGCTCGCGGAGGTGAACGAGGTCAAGGGCACGGCGCTGCTGTTCGTGTCGCATGACATCGCCCTGGTGTCGTCGTTCTGCACTCGCGTGCTCGTGATGTACCGGGGGGCGATCGTGGAGGACCTCACCGCCGCCGATCTCGCCGCCGGCCGCGCCCGGCATCCCTATACCCGTGCCCTCGTCGAGGCCATCCCGCATCTGGAAGCGGAGCCGGGCACGGCGTTCGCGACGATCGCCGAAGACGCGGAGTTCCCGACCGAGCCCGTGGGGAGTCGATCATGACAGAGCTGGTACTCGAGGACGTCCGCGTGCGATACGGCAGCGGAGCCTCCGCCCATGAGGCCGTGAAAGGCGTGAGCCTGACGGTCGCGAGTGGGC
This window harbors:
- a CDS encoding dipeptide/oligopeptide/nickel ABC transporter permease/ATP-binding protein, which encodes MTTLPPPLPTSPTSSSSRHALVTALRSPLGILASVLLVTLILLATFGPVIWGETAKVADLTQLSMAPSAAHPLGTDAGGRDVLARLLSATRISVVTAVLATLIGVTLGVLLGLLPTVAPNWVARVVNSVLGVALAFPSLLLAIVVSIVVGVGVVSVTLAIGLAMAPAYARLAQTLGASAAGRDYVDAARVLGVSRFRILTRHVLPNVRDPLIVNASIGAGTALVASTGLSFLGLGVQAPDYDWGRMLNESLDGIFVNAAPTLGLSAAIVFAGVTFALVGETLARAFGLNRSPRRQRRRRGAAKLEVAPLHVVDDPVLRVRDLQVRVPRGDGWADPVRGVSFDVGRGEIVGVVGESGSGKSLTCMAVAALLEEPIEVAASTVQFEGTELAVGGRVSSRISSATVAHQLGARMAFVFQDPATSLNPALHVGTQVAEVGMLHGGLDRRAAHRRAVDRLDAVRIPDAAQRAQAYPHEFSGGMRQRAMIAMGLMGEPALLIADEPTTALDVTVQREVMSLLAEVNEVKGTALLFVSHDIALVSSFCTRVLVMYRGAIVEDLTAADLAAGRARHPYTRALVEAIPHLEAEPGTAFATIAEDAEFPTEPVGSRS